A part of Olleya sp. Bg11-27 genomic DNA contains:
- a CDS encoding endonuclease/exonuclease/phosphatase family protein produces the protein MKNLTFFEKVVFFINSVVAFLLLLSYVLPNIPPKTFATLSVLSLGVPFLILLNVLFFVYWLFKIKKQLLLSLVVISIGYFLFGSLYKFSNWEADGIEGLTVMNYNVRLFNLYEWIPEKGIDEKLVDFVKKEQPQILSIQEYHSQDNLDFSFYKYKYIKLEGEKFRVGQAIFSQFPIINSGSVEFPNTANNAIFADIVKGKDTIRVYNLHLQSLRIDPREQSLTTENSEKLINGIGEAFKLQQSQTELFLKHKNKSPYKVIISGDFNNSAFSYVYKTIRGDMKDSFKQQGNGFGRTYNFKFFPLRIDFLLVDKSWTVDNFKTYDVEYSDHYPILTKISF, from the coding sequence ATGAAAAACTTAACATTTTTCGAAAAAGTAGTGTTCTTCATCAATTCTGTTGTTGCCTTTTTACTCTTGCTTTCTTATGTATTGCCTAATATTCCACCTAAAACATTTGCGACGTTATCCGTGCTAAGTTTGGGGGTGCCTTTTTTGATATTACTTAATGTTTTATTTTTTGTGTACTGGTTATTTAAAATTAAAAAACAGCTCTTATTGTCGTTAGTGGTTATATCCATAGGTTATTTTTTATTTGGTTCATTGTATAAGTTTTCTAATTGGGAAGCGGATGGGATAGAGGGGTTGACAGTCATGAATTATAATGTCCGTTTGTTTAATTTATATGAATGGATTCCAGAAAAAGGAATTGATGAAAAGTTAGTAGATTTTGTAAAAAAAGAACAACCACAAATTTTAAGTATTCAAGAATACCACTCGCAAGACAATTTAGATTTTTCTTTTTATAAATACAAGTACATAAAATTAGAAGGTGAAAAGTTTAGAGTAGGTCAAGCTATATTTTCTCAGTTTCCTATAATTAATTCAGGTTCGGTAGAATTCCCTAATACTGCAAACAATGCTATTTTTGCTGATATAGTTAAAGGGAAGGATACTATCCGCGTTTATAATTTACACTTGCAATCGTTACGTATCGATCCTAGAGAGCAAAGTTTGACAACAGAGAACTCTGAAAAATTAATTAATGGTATTGGAGAAGCATTTAAATTACAGCAAAGTCAAACCGAACTGTTTTTAAAGCATAAAAATAAAAGTCCTTATAAAGTTATTATTAGCGGCGACTTTAATAACTCTGCGTTTTCTTATGTGTATAAAACCATAAGGGGAGACATGAAAGATAGTTTTAAGCAACAAGGAAATGGGTTTGGACGGACTTATAATTTTAAGTTTTTTCCATTACGCATAGATTTTTTACTTGTGGATAAATCTTGGACGGTTGATAATTTTAAAACGTATGATGTGGAGTATTCCGATCATTACCCAATCCTTACTAAAATTTCCTTTTAA
- a CDS encoding rhomboid family intramembrane serine protease: MSQLEQLKYKYARLNVLEKIIAINVVVFLFAIIFRRVIPSFFTWLYLPSDIYGFLYKPWTIITYGFLHFDPIHILFNMLWLFFLGRMMLNLFKPKMALNIYFMGIIAGGVTFLFGYNVLPQIFSDTAYLIGASAGIRAILIFLCTYMPNKEMPFFTFNLKLWWIGTAIIAFDVLNIIGGNNAGGNLAHLGGAALGFLYAKQLAKGQDIGGSFERFMDWVSTLFKSNSKPKMKTVYKKSKVAGYKKDEFNQFNNQKKIDIILDKISKSGYDSLSKEEKQFLFKAGK, from the coding sequence ATGAGTCAATTAGAACAACTAAAATATAAATATGCTAGACTTAATGTCTTAGAAAAAATAATAGCAATTAATGTTGTTGTATTTTTATTTGCTATTATATTTAGACGTGTTATTCCTAGTTTTTTTACGTGGTTATACTTGCCAAGTGATATCTATGGTTTTTTATATAAACCATGGACTATTATAACTTATGGCTTTCTTCATTTTGATCCGATACATATTTTATTTAATATGTTATGGTTGTTCTTTTTAGGTCGTATGATGCTAAATTTATTTAAACCAAAAATGGCTTTGAATATCTATTTTATGGGCATTATTGCTGGAGGAGTGACGTTCTTATTTGGTTATAATGTATTACCACAAATATTTTCGGATACGGCATATTTAATTGGCGCATCGGCTGGTATTAGAGCGATACTTATCTTTTTATGTACCTATATGCCTAATAAAGAGATGCCTTTTTTTACTTTTAATTTAAAACTATGGTGGATTGGAACAGCTATTATTGCTTTTGATGTTTTAAATATTATTGGAGGTAATAATGCCGGTGGTAATTTAGCACATTTGGGTGGTGCAGCTTTAGGCTTTTTATATGCCAAGCAATTAGCTAAAGGACAAGATATAGGGGGCAGTTTTGAACGTTTTATGGATTGGGTAAGTACTTTGTTTAAGAGTAATAGTAAGCCTAAAATGAAGACTGTTTACAAAAAAAGTAAAGTAGCGGGTTATAAGAAAGATGAGTTTAATCAGTTTAATAATCAGAAAAAAATAGATATCATTTTAGATAAGATTAGTAAAAGTGGTTATGATAGTTTGTCTAAAGAAGAGAAACAGTTTTTATTTAAAGCAGGTAAATAG
- a CDS encoding riboflavin synthase subunit beta, which yields MGLLSKRKNKKFDYTPRFYKGEGNPFEIKHKFDEHRTTVGENPNFKQKINTALDEFKNSPDKAANRRILVIIAVLIFLFLLFMGFDLSIFFPN from the coding sequence ATGGGATTGCTATCTAAACGTAAAAATAAAAAGTTTGATTATACACCTCGTTTTTATAAAGGAGAAGGCAATCCGTTTGAAATAAAACACAAATTTGACGAGCATAGAACTACTGTAGGTGAAAATCCTAACTTCAAACAAAAAATTAATACTGCTTTGGACGAGTTTAAAAACAGTCCAGACAAAGCAGCAAACAGGCGTATTTTAGTAATTATAGCAGTTTTAATATTTCTATTTTTATTATTTATGGGCTTCGATTTATCCATATTCTTCCCTAACTAA
- a CDS encoding DUF6122 family protein has translation MIQPITHYGIHFGLPLLVALICFKSYWEKAFIIMLLGFLIDIDHLLATPIFSPNRCSINFHPLHNYYAIAVYIVLLVPKKTRIIGLGLVIHIIADTIDCYLMSY, from the coding sequence GTGATACAGCCAATTACACATTATGGAATCCATTTTGGGCTACCACTTTTAGTTGCACTGATTTGTTTTAAATCCTATTGGGAAAAGGCCTTTATTATCATGTTATTAGGCTTTTTAATAGATATTGATCACTTACTAGCCACGCCTATCTTTTCGCCTAATAGATGCAGTATTAACTTTCATCCCTTGCATAATTATTATGCTATAGCAGTGTATATAGTATTGCTAGTGCCTAAAAAAACAAGAATTATAGGACTTGGTTTAGTCATCCATATTATCGCAGATACTATCGACTGTTATTTGATGTCTTATTAA
- the ribH gene encoding 6,7-dimethyl-8-ribityllumazine synthase, whose product MATTNLSAYDKTTIPNGEQFRFGIVVSEWNEDITQGLLEGAKSTLLEHGVKLENIAIWDVPGSYELIYGCKKMQNQRVDAVIAIGSVIQGETKHFDFVCEAVAQGIKDLNVIDETPVIFCVLTDNNKQQSIDRSGGKHGNKGVEAGVAALKMATLRHNA is encoded by the coding sequence ATGGCAACAACAAATTTATCAGCATACGATAAGACAACAATCCCAAACGGAGAGCAATTTCGGTTTGGGATTGTTGTTTCAGAATGGAACGAGGATATCACACAAGGGTTATTAGAAGGTGCTAAAAGCACACTTTTAGAGCACGGTGTAAAATTAGAGAACATTGCAATCTGGGATGTTCCTGGAAGTTATGAGCTAATTTATGGTTGTAAGAAAATGCAAAACCAAAGGGTGGATGCCGTTATCGCTATTGGAAGTGTTATTCAAGGAGAAACTAAGCATTTTGACTTTGTATGCGAAGCAGTAGCACAAGGGATAAAAGACCTTAATGTTATTGATGAAACGCCTGTTATCTTTTGCGTACTTACGGATAACAATAAGCAACAATCTATAGATCGTTCTGGCGGAAAACACGGTAATAAAGGTGTGGAAGCGGGTGTTGCAGCTCTTAAAATGGCAACATTACGTCACAACGCTTAA
- a CDS encoding cold-shock protein: MAQGTVKFFNDSKGFGFITEDGSDTDHFVHISGLIDEVREGDIVEFDLQEGRKGMNAVNVKVV, encoded by the coding sequence ATGGCACAAGGCACAGTAAAATTTTTCAACGATTCAAAAGGATTCGGTTTTATAACTGAAGATGGATCAGACACAGACCATTTCGTACACATTTCTGGATTAATCGACGAAGTTCGTGAAGGAGATATCGTAGAATTCGACTTACAAGAAGGAAGAAAAGGTATGAACGCAGTAAATGTAAAAGTAGTATAA
- a CDS encoding nucleoside-diphosphate kinase, which produces MATNRTFTMLKPDSVEKGYIGAILEKINASGFRIVAMKLTHMTKQDAEAFYAVHSERPFYGELVEYMTRGPIVAAILEKDNAVDDFRTLIGATNPADAAEGTIRKLYAASIGENAVHGSDSDENAAIEGAFHFSGREMF; this is translated from the coding sequence ATGGCAACTAACAGAACATTTACAATGCTTAAGCCTGACTCTGTTGAAAAAGGGTACATTGGCGCAATCTTAGAAAAAATTAACGCTTCAGGTTTCAGAATCGTTGCAATGAAGTTAACACACATGACTAAGCAAGATGCAGAAGCATTTTACGCTGTGCATAGTGAAAGACCTTTTTACGGTGAGTTAGTAGAGTATATGACACGTGGTCCTATTGTAGCTGCTATTTTAGAAAAAGATAACGCAGTAGACGATTTTAGAACTTTAATTGGTGCTACTAATCCTGCTGATGCAGCTGAAGGAACTATCCGTAAGTTATATGCAGCTTCTATTGGAGAAAATGCAGTACACGGAAGTGATAGTGATGAAAATGCAGCTATTGAAGGTGCTTTCCATTTTTCTGGACGTGAAATGTTTTAA
- a CDS encoding rhomboid family intramembrane serine protease — protein MMRITDTVKHLIILNVLMFVGTMTVGDGRLFYDLFAMHFPASDAFKPWQVVTHMFMHGGFTHLLFNMFALWMFGGPVEQRLGRNKFLFLYFSAGLAAVLFQLAGYYWNYLPGLNTLLESGLSKTAINDIINFNILDGNQYTGQLLTEQLNTYFTENNISEGVLNQTAYQTLFETNVLIHNSTMVGASGCIMGILAAFGMMNPNAELMMLFLPIPIKAKYFIPGIILLDVISAFTGQSFFSPSNTAYLAHVGGALMGFFIMWYWRKTQFNKNRWDR, from the coding sequence ATGATGAGAATAACAGATACAGTAAAACATCTAATAATTTTAAATGTACTCATGTTTGTTGGTACAATGACCGTAGGAGATGGTCGTTTATTTTATGATTTATTTGCAATGCATTTTCCTGCAAGTGATGCTTTTAAGCCTTGGCAAGTGGTAACACATATGTTTATGCATGGTGGTTTTACGCATCTATTATTCAATATGTTTGCGTTGTGGATGTTTGGAGGGCCAGTAGAACAACGTTTAGGACGTAACAAGTTTTTATTTTTGTATTTCTCAGCAGGTTTAGCTGCAGTACTATTTCAATTGGCAGGCTATTATTGGAATTATTTACCTGGCTTAAATACGTTATTGGAATCAGGTTTAAGTAAAACAGCAATTAATGATATTATTAATTTTAATATTTTGGATGGTAACCAATATACAGGACAGTTACTAACAGAACAATTAAACACTTATTTTACTGAAAACAATATAAGTGAAGGCGTACTTAATCAAACAGCATATCAAACATTATTTGAAACTAATGTGTTGATTCATAATAGTACTATGGTAGGTGCATCAGGGTGTATAATGGGGATTTTAGCCGCTTTTGGTATGATGAACCCTAATGCAGAATTAATGATGTTATTTTTACCAATACCAATCAAAGCAAAATATTTTATTCCAGGGATTATACTATTAGATGTAATATCTGCGTTTACTGGACAGTCGTTTTTTAGTCCAAGTAATACGGCATATTTGGCTCACGTGGGAGGCGCACTAATGGGCTTTTTTATTATGTGGTACTGGCGTAAAACGCAATTCAATAAAAACCGATGGGATAGATAA
- the recF gene encoding DNA replication/repair protein RecF (All proteins in this family for which functions are known are DNA-binding proteins that assist the filamentation of RecA onto DNA for the initiation of recombination or recombinational repair.), whose product MILKSLSLLNYKNFDSKTFTFNETINCLVGNNGVGKTNALDAIYHLSFGKSYFNPVASQNIKYDEEFFVISGEYDKEEKKENIVVSLKKGQKKVIKRNSKAYEKFSDHIGFLPLVIISPADRDLIIDGSDTRRKFIDSVISQSDKDYLASLINYNKILSQRNSLLKYFAANHTYNNDTIEVYNQQLQLYGTEIFQKRKEFLDNFIPLFKARYKAISNNNEDVSLNYKSDLFENDLDQLLRKAINKDKALQYTSVGVHKDDLEFNIGDYPIKKFGSQGQQKSYLIALKLAQFDSLKAISGDNPILLLDDIFDKLDETRVAQIIKLVNDENFGQIFISDTHAERTENAVKQVHQSYEIFKL is encoded by the coding sequence ATGATTTTAAAGTCCTTATCACTTTTAAACTATAAAAATTTTGACTCCAAAACCTTTACGTTTAACGAGACTATTAACTGTCTTGTGGGTAATAATGGTGTTGGAAAAACAAATGCACTGGATGCTATTTACCATTTATCCTTTGGTAAAAGCTATTTTAACCCAGTTGCTTCACAGAACATTAAATACGATGAAGAGTTTTTTGTTATCAGTGGAGAATACGATAAAGAGGAAAAGAAAGAAAACATTGTTGTCAGTTTAAAAAAGGGGCAAAAAAAAGTCATCAAACGAAATAGTAAGGCTTACGAAAAGTTTAGTGATCACATTGGGTTTTTACCTTTAGTAATTATTAGCCCAGCAGATAGAGATCTAATTATTGATGGTAGCGATACCAGACGTAAATTTATTGATAGTGTGATTAGCCAAAGTGACAAAGACTATTTAGCAAGTTTGATTAATTACAACAAGATTTTATCGCAACGAAATTCGTTATTAAAGTATTTTGCTGCTAACCACACCTATAATAATGACACTATTGAGGTCTATAATCAGCAATTACAGCTATATGGCACTGAGATTTTTCAAAAAAGAAAAGAATTTTTAGACAATTTTATCCCATTATTCAAAGCGCGTTATAAAGCTATTAGTAACAATAATGAAGACGTTAGCCTAAATTATAAAAGTGATTTATTTGAAAACGACTTAGACCAACTGTTAAGAAAAGCAATCAATAAAGATAAAGCGTTACAATACACTAGTGTTGGGGTACATAAGGACGATTTAGAGTTTAATATTGGAGACTACCCTATTAAAAAATTTGGGAGTCAAGGGCAACAAAAATCGTATTTAATCGCTTTAAAATTAGCCCAATTTGATAGTCTAAAAGCCATTAGTGGGGATAATCCTATTTTGCTTTTGGATGATATTTTTGATAAATTAGACGAAACCCGTGTTGCACAAATTATCAAATTAGTTAACGACGAAAATTTTGGACAAATTTTTATCAGTGATACGCATGCAGAACGTACAGAAAATGCCGTAAAACAAGTTCACCAATCTTATGAAATATTTAAGCTATAA
- a CDS encoding lipocalin family protein: MKKLTYILLILIVSCSQNPEDFKQHVSGYWEISEVILKNGTKRQYKINETIDYIELNKDSVGFRKKLKPNFNGTYETSKDSEQFVFKIENDSLNLYYKTPFAHWKETILKASKDKLQVINQNKDLYIYNRYTPITID, from the coding sequence ATGAAAAAACTAACCTATATTTTACTTATATTGATAGTAAGCTGTTCTCAAAATCCCGAAGACTTTAAACAACATGTCTCTGGCTATTGGGAAATAAGCGAAGTGATTTTAAAAAATGGTACAAAAAGGCAATATAAAATTAATGAAACCATAGATTATATTGAACTAAATAAAGATTCTGTTGGGTTTAGAAAAAAACTAAAACCTAATTTTAACGGCACTTATGAAACGTCAAAAGACTCCGAGCAATTTGTTTTTAAGATAGAAAATGACAGTCTTAATTTATATTACAAAACACCTTTTGCTCATTGGAAAGAAACAATTTTAAAAGCAAGTAAAGACAAACTACAGGTTATAAACCAAAATAAAGATTTATACATATATAACCGCTACACACCTATAACAATAGACTAA
- a CDS encoding cold-shock protein, with product MSKGTVKFFNDAKGFGFITEEGVNKDHFVHISGLIDEVREGDEVEFDLQEGKKGLNAVNVKVL from the coding sequence ATGAGTAAAGGCACAGTAAAATTCTTCAATGACGCTAAAGGTTTCGGATTCATTACAGAAGAAGGTGTAAACAAAGACCATTTTGTACACATTTCAGGATTAATTGACGAAGTTCGCGAAGGTGACGAAGTTGAATTCGACTTACAAGAAGGAAAAAAAGGATTAAACGCAGTTAACGTTAAAGTACTTTAA
- a CDS encoding WbqC family protein — translation MNILIHPTYFPSIAQFCAIAKADSVTFEKHDNFQKQTYRNRAYIYGANGKLQLSVPVIHSHKERQLYKDVKISAKDNWQLVHWKSLESAYKTSPYFEFYEDEIRPLFQLKSDYIFDHNLKCFEIITACLQLESTPKFTSNFEKTPTDLTDYRYLSNARKEQNIPLPPYTQVFGEKHGYINNLSILDLLFNEGTNTLSYLETQKLP, via the coding sequence ATGAATATACTTATACATCCAACATATTTTCCAAGTATAGCACAGTTTTGTGCTATTGCTAAAGCTGATAGTGTGACTTTTGAGAAGCATGATAATTTTCAAAAACAAACGTACAGAAACAGGGCATACATTTATGGTGCTAATGGTAAACTACAATTAAGTGTACCTGTTATTCATAGCCATAAAGAACGTCAACTATATAAGGATGTAAAAATCAGCGCAAAGGACAACTGGCAATTAGTACACTGGAAAAGTTTAGAGTCTGCTTATAAAACATCTCCGTATTTCGAGTTTTATGAAGATGAGATTCGTCCCTTATTTCAATTAAAATCAGATTATATTTTTGATCACAACTTAAAATGTTTCGAAATAATCACAGCATGTTTACAGTTAGAAAGCACACCTAAATTCACTTCTAACTTCGAAAAAACACCAACTGATTTAACAGACTATCGTTACTTATCTAATGCTAGAAAAGAACAAAACATTCCACTTCCCCCCTATACCCAAGTCTTTGGTGAAAAGCATGGTTATATTAATAATCTGAGCATTCTCGATTTATTATTTAATGAAGGAACCAATACACTGAGTTATTTAGAAACGCAAAAACTTCCATAA
- the mutL gene encoding DNA mismatch repair endonuclease MutL, with the protein MADIIQLLPDHVANQIAAGEVVQRPASVVKELLENAIDADSTSIKLIIKDAGKTLVQVIDNGKGMTTTDARLSFERHATSKIKSAEDLFQLNTKGFRGEALASIAAIAHVELKTKQADEDVGTAIVIEGSDIKSQEVVVTPKGTSLSVKHLFFNIPARRNFLKSNTVELRHIIDEFHRVALAHPSIGFSMFSNGSETFNLPQSNYRQRIVNIFGNKTNEKLVPVEEATEVLTISGFVGKPEFAKKSRNEQFFFVNNRFIKSAYLNHAINSAFEGLLKDGAQPSYYLNLTVNPQTIDINIHPTKTEIKFDDEHTLYAILRSAVKHSLGQFNIAPVLDFDRDANLDTPYSYEQKGMPSVEVDRSFNPFKEDTPKVRTVASTPTYKKETSANWESLYVGLESKGTKTNTDFSEIHFESQPQNESIFKNENAVEQKQTTYQLNNKFIISTIKSGMLVIDQHRAHQRVLYEDFLRHITIKEGVSQQLLFPLELHFSNQEIALINQLKEDLESTGFIFQSIENETVQITGVPVNVPESEVSIILEQLISDVENEVPDSNFSATDLLAKSMAKSLAIKTGQSLTNQEQEHLVNRLFGCTEPNVSPANRTTFITMTVDELDKKFM; encoded by the coding sequence ATGGCAGATATTATTCAATTATTACCAGATCACGTTGCTAATCAAATCGCAGCAGGAGAGGTTGTACAACGTCCAGCTTCCGTTGTAAAGGAGCTATTAGAAAATGCAATCGATGCAGATTCAACCAGTATTAAACTTATCATTAAAGATGCTGGTAAAACACTAGTTCAGGTTATAGATAATGGTAAAGGCATGACAACTACCGATGCTAGGTTAAGTTTTGAGCGTCATGCGACGTCTAAAATTAAATCTGCAGAGGATTTATTCCAATTAAATACCAAAGGGTTTAGAGGAGAAGCTTTGGCTAGTATTGCGGCTATTGCCCATGTCGAGCTTAAAACAAAACAAGCGGATGAAGATGTTGGGACAGCTATTGTTATAGAAGGTAGTGATATTAAGTCTCAAGAGGTTGTTGTCACACCAAAAGGAACGTCATTGTCAGTCAAACATTTGTTTTTCAATATTCCTGCTAGACGCAATTTTTTAAAGTCGAATACGGTAGAATTACGACATATTATTGATGAGTTTCACCGTGTAGCATTAGCACATCCTTCTATTGGATTTTCGATGTTTAGTAATGGAAGTGAGACCTTTAATTTACCGCAAAGCAATTATAGACAACGTATTGTTAATATTTTTGGAAACAAGACTAACGAAAAATTGGTACCAGTTGAAGAAGCGACGGAGGTCCTTACCATTTCCGGATTTGTAGGAAAACCAGAATTTGCTAAAAAATCTAGAAACGAACAGTTCTTTTTTGTTAATAATCGTTTTATTAAGAGCGCTTATCTTAATCATGCTATTAATTCAGCATTTGAAGGTTTATTAAAAGATGGCGCCCAGCCAAGCTATTATTTAAATTTAACGGTTAATCCACAAACTATAGATATTAATATTCATCCAACAAAAACAGAGATTAAGTTTGATGATGAGCATACATTATATGCTATTTTAAGATCGGCAGTAAAACATAGTTTAGGGCAGTTTAATATTGCACCTGTTTTAGATTTTGACCGTGATGCTAATTTAGATACACCATATAGTTACGAACAAAAGGGAATGCCTAGTGTTGAAGTGGATCGCAGTTTTAACCCCTTTAAAGAGGATACACCCAAAGTGAGAACGGTGGCAAGTACTCCGACATACAAAAAGGAGACGAGTGCTAATTGGGAGAGTTTATATGTTGGATTAGAGTCTAAAGGCACAAAAACGAATACGGATTTTAGCGAAATTCATTTTGAAAGTCAACCACAGAATGAAAGTATTTTTAAGAATGAGAATGCAGTAGAGCAGAAGCAAACAACGTATCAACTTAATAATAAATTTATAATTAGTACTATAAAATCGGGGATGTTAGTTATTGATCAACATCGTGCACATCAACGCGTATTGTATGAAGATTTTTTAAGACATATTACAATCAAAGAAGGCGTTAGTCAGCAATTACTATTTCCTTTGGAATTGCATTTCTCGAATCAAGAAATTGCATTGATTAACCAATTGAAAGAAGATTTAGAATCTACTGGGTTTATATTTCAATCTATTGAAAACGAAACAGTGCAAATAACTGGAGTTCCAGTAAATGTTCCAGAAAGTGAGGTCTCTATAATTTTAGAACAGTTAATTAGTGATGTTGAAAATGAAGTGCCTGATAGTAATTTTTCAGCAACTGATTTATTAGCTAAATCTATGGCTAAAAGCTTAGCTATAAAAACAGGGCAATCATTAACCAACCAAGAACAAGAACATTTGGTAAATCGTTTGTTTGGTTGCACAGAACCTAACGTCTCACCAGCTAATAGAACCACATTTATTACAATGACTGTGGACGAGTTAGATAAAAAATTTATGTAA
- a CDS encoding DUF721 domain-containing protein, which produces MAKRNNNLLNISDALKNFVTENNLEKGLDKVNVRDAWAKLMGNAINNYTTAIELKKDILYVQLSSSALREELSYGNQKIITLLNEELGKDIIKKLVLR; this is translated from the coding sequence ATGGCAAAACGTAATAACAATTTATTAAATATATCGGACGCATTAAAAAACTTTGTCACCGAAAACAACCTTGAGAAAGGCCTAGACAAAGTTAATGTTAGAGACGCTTGGGCAAAACTAATGGGTAATGCCATTAACAATTATACGACTGCTATCGAACTAAAAAAAGACATCCTTTATGTGCAATTAAGCTCTAGTGCTCTTCGTGAAGAATTAAGTTATGGTAACCAAAAAATTATAACTTTATTAAACGAAGAATTAGGCAAAGACATTATTAAAAAACTGGTTTTAAGATAA
- a CDS encoding tetratricopeptide repeat protein, which translates to MATYKKRGYKPKTTVEKEIEVEDSSTTAEVFNTLDESANKAEEFVEKNQKNIFIIIGVVAAFALAYLGYQQFIVKPKQGEAMNEMYQAQKFFNEAVTATVGQDSLYNLALKGGEGKLGLVDIADQYSGTAAGNLANYYAGMAYLNTKKYQEAIDYLDEFESEDEALAPLAKGAIGDAYAQTNEKSNALDYYKKAANLRQNEFTTPTYLFKAGVTALDMGDASEALELLNKIKDNYPNSPEATQAEVFIGKAQAMSN; encoded by the coding sequence ATGGCGACTTACAAGAAAAGAGGATACAAACCAAAAACAACAGTAGAAAAGGAAATTGAAGTTGAAGACAGCTCAACAACCGCTGAAGTTTTTAATACATTAGACGAATCTGCAAATAAGGCAGAGGAGTTTGTAGAGAAAAATCAGAAAAACATTTTTATTATTATTGGTGTTGTAGCAGCTTTTGCTTTAGCCTATTTAGGATACCAACAATTTATAGTTAAACCAAAACAAGGGGAAGCTATGAATGAAATGTACCAAGCACAAAAATTCTTTAACGAAGCAGTAACAGCTACTGTAGGTCAAGATTCTTTATATAACTTAGCCTTAAAAGGAGGAGAAGGTAAATTAGGATTAGTTGATATAGCAGATCAATATAGTGGTACAGCAGCAGGTAACCTTGCTAACTATTATGCAGGTATGGCTTATTTAAATACAAAAAAATACCAAGAGGCTATTGATTATCTTGACGAGTTTGAAAGTGAAGATGAAGCTTTAGCGCCTTTAGCAAAAGGTGCCATTGGAGATGCTTATGCTCAAACAAATGAAAAATCAAATGCGTTAGACTATTATAAGAAAGCAGCTAACTTACGTCAAAATGAGTTTACGACGCCAACTTATTTATTTAAGGCAGGAGTAACGGCTTTAGATATGGGAGACGCTTCTGAAGCATTAGAATTATTAAATAAAATTAAAGACAACTATCCAAATTCACCTGAAGCTACTCAAGCGGAAGTATTTATTGGAAAAGCGCAAGCAATGTCTAACTAA